In Archocentrus centrarchus isolate MPI-CPG fArcCen1 chromosome 21, fArcCen1, whole genome shotgun sequence, the following are encoded in one genomic region:
- the ing1 gene encoding inhibitor of growth protein 1 encodes MLNPTNGDPGHVVVNYVEEYLDLVESLPFDLQRSVSLMKEIDAKYQDVLKELDDAYERYRHESDSLQRRKLQLSIQRALIRSQELGDEKIQIAGQMVELVENRTRQIDWHSELLLSSQEIPESHIPPATSMATTATSSMSLTSATVTVGKPSHHDKKRDEVTSGSGGGEKAGGKRSRRQKNGENRESYGGLEHAEEVGVGASREKKAKTSSKKKKRSKGKSEREVSPPDLPIDPDEPTYCLCEQVSYGEMIGCDNDECPIEWFHFSCVGLHHKPKGKWYCPKCRGENEKTMDKALERAKKERAYNR; translated from the exons ATGCTGAACCCGACCAATGGTGACCCAGGTCATGTTGTCGTGAATTATGTGGAGGAGTATTTGGATCTGGTGGAGTCACTTCCTTTTGACTTACAAAGGAGTGTGTCCCTCATGAAAGAAATTGATGCCAAGTATCAAG ATGTTCTGAAGGAGCTTGATGATGCTTATGAACGGTATCGCCATGAATCCGACTCTCTTCAGAGGCGCAAGCTTCAGTTGTCTATCCAGAGGGCACTTATCCGCAGTCAAGAGCTCGGAGATGAAAAGATCCAGATTGCTGGTCAAATG GTGGAGCTGGTTGAGAACCGAACACGACAAATAGACTGGCATTCAGAACTTCTCCTTTCCTCTCAAGAAATCCCTGAAAGTCACATTCCCCCAGCCACATCCATGGCAACCACTGCAACATCCTCGATGTCCTTAACATCAGCTACAGTTACTGTGGGCAAACCTAGCCACCATGACAAGAAACGCGATGAGGTCACATCAGGCTCAGGTGGCGGAGAAAAGGCTGGAGGGAAACGCTCACGACGTCAGAAAAATGGCGAAAATCGGGAAAGCTACGGGGGTCTGGAACATGCTGAGGAAGTGGGAGTGGGTGCGTCTCGGGAAAAGAAGGCCAAAAcatcttcaaagaaaaagaaaaggtcaaaagGAAAATCTGAGAGAGAAGTATCTCCTCCAGACCTGCCCATCGATCCGGATGAGCCAACATACTGCCTGTGTGAACAGGTGTCCTATGGTGAGATGATTGGCTGTGACAATGACGAATGTCCGATTGAGTGGTTTCATTTCTCCTGCGTTGGGCTCCATCATAAGCCCAAAGGCAAGTGGTACTGCCCAAAGTGTAGAGGGGAGAACGAGAAGACCATGGACAAGGCCTTAGAAAGAGCTAAGAAGGAGAGGGCCTACAACAGGTAG
- the naxd gene encoding ATP-dependent (S)-NAD(P)H-hydrate dehydratase isoform X1, which translates to MPQQIQALAFCSIPVALSVIAALACLNEKAESKDPEQTSVIIRSVNISNQLILGVEVKLGAGLFGSAMQANTTRGFLWSDVETRTLLNIWGEQDIQAALDGNFRNSFVYRDVSRRLGAMGFERTPEQCRVRIKSLKRQYLLAKEGNLRNNGQYHKICKFYDTMERILSNRPTLDAQEFIDSGAGGEEAVDGPEEDGEDAQDAYSESTGECPYPAETEVKLEYPTVPIPIPVKVTVGNNSSSAKPLNSSQSASNLSTRASKRPRKRRANFPMEKLMEQFLEQSAQAEDNFYRMEEQRLQAEEHRREAEHARELHMLQMLAQMFAGISSARPGSAAAPSKTANPARTPVISSASPSHTRGHSSHLKRPSTQADCLTQQNQFLNADPQTLVFERFCGLGSTSHKGMDDDILSLVKTIIPPLTSKKHKGQDGRIGIIGGCQDYTGAPYFAAISALKVGADLSHVFCTKDAAAVIKSYSPELIVHPVLDSPNAVEEIEKWLPRLHGLVVGPGLGREDLLLKTAKEVIEKSKARDIPIVIDADGLWLVTQQPSVIQGYQKGILTPNFMEFTRLYEALHHEPMDSSDYQRSVMQLSVAMGNLTLVLKGEQDLITDGSKVYSCSVEGSGRRCGGQGDLLSGSMGVLAHWAHAASTAGMIRSVNPSVVAAFGACSLTRQCNSQAFQRHGRSTTTSDMIQEIGSAFKKLFES; encoded by the exons ATGCCTCAACAGATTCAGGCGCTCGCCTTTTGCTCGATCCCAGTTGCGCTGTCGGTTATCGCCGCCTTGGCCTGTTTAAACGAGAAAG CTGAGAGCAAAGATCCAGAGCAGACGTCCGTCATAATCCGCAGTGTCAACATCTCCAATCAACTTATTCTCGGGGTGGAGGTTAAGCTGGGAGCCGGCCTGTTTGGATCAGCTATGCAAGCAAACACAACGCGGGGCTTCTTGTGGTCGGACGTAGAGACGAGGACGCTGCTAAACATCTGGGGAGAGCAGGACATTCAGGCGGCGCTGGATGGAAACTTCCGAAACAGCTTCGTGTACCGCGACGTCTCTCGGAGGCTGGGAGCGATGGGGTTTGAAAGGACGCCCGAGCAATGCAGGGTGCGCATCAAAAGCCTCAAGAGGCAGTACTTGTTAGCAAAGGAGGGTAATCTGCGGAACAACGGGCAGTATCACAAGATCTGCAAGTTTTATGACACCATGGAGAGGATATTGAGTAACCGACCGACTCTGGACGCCCAGGAGTTTATAGACAGCGGTGCGGGAGGAGAAGAGGCCGTGGATGGCCCGGAGGAGGATGGAGAAGATGCTCAAGATGCTTACTCGGAGAGCACAGGGGAGTGTCCTTACCCTGCTGAGACTGAAGTGAAGCTGGAATACCCAACTGTTCCCATCCCCATTCCAGTTAAAGTGACAGTGGGAAATAATA GCAGCTCTGCGAAACCACTTAACAGCAGCCAGTCAGCCAGCAATTTGTCAACCAGAGCGTCTAAACGGCCCAGGAAGCGACGTGCTAATTTCCCCATGGAAAAACTAATGGAGCAGTTCCTGGAGCAGAGCGCCCAAGCTGAGGACAACTTCTACCGGATGGAGGAGCAGCGCTTGCAAGCAGAAGAGCATCGCCGAGAAGCCGAGCACGCCCGGGAGCTGCACATGCTTCAGATGCTTGCCCAGATGTTTGCCGGCATCTCCTCTGCCAGACCCGGCTCAGCAGCTGCTCCCTCCAAGACGGCGAATCCTGCCCGCACTCCCGTCATCTCCAGTGCCTCCCCATCACATACACGTGGCCACTCCAGTCATCTCAAACGCCCCTCAACCCAGGCAGACTGTCTCACACAGCAGAATCAGTTTTTGAACGCAGACCCTCAGACGTTAG TGTTTGAACGCTTCTGCGGATTGGGCTCCACATCGCACAAAGGCATGGATGATGACATCCTGTCGCTAGTAAAGACCATAATCCCTCCGCTGACATCCAAAAAGCATAAGGGGCAAGACGGACGTATTGGGATCATTGGAGGATGCCAAGa CTACACTGGAGCTCCATACTTTGCTGCCATCTCTGCTTTGAAAGTG GGGGCTGACTTGTCTCACGTGTTTTGCACCAAAGATGCTGCAGCTGTAATCAAATCCTACAGCCCTGAGCTCATAGTTCATCCAGTTCT GGACAGTCCTAATGCAGTGGAAGAAATAGAAAAATGGCTTCCAAGACTACATGGCCTTGTGGTGGGACCAGGTTTAGGAAGAGAAGACTTATTACTGAAAACAGCAAAG gAGGTCATTGAGAAGTCTAAAGCGAGAGATATCCCCATAGTCATTGATGCA GATGGATTATGGCTGGTTACACAGCAACCATCTGTTATCCAAGGGTACCAGAAGGGCATCCTTACACCTAACTTCATGGAGTTCACTCGATTGTATGAGGCATTG caccATGAGCCCATGGACAGCAGTGATTATCAGCGCAGCGTCATGCAGCTCAGCGTAGCTATGGGCAACCTCACCTTGGTGCTGAAGGGAGAGCAGGATTTGATTACAGATGGCAGTAAAG TGTACTCATGCAGTGTAGAGGGCAGCGGGAGACGATGTGGTGGACAGGGCGATCTTCTTTCTGGGTCTATGGGAGTGCTGGCACACTGGGCCCATGCTGCCTCCACAGCAGGAATGATCAGAAG TGTGAATCCATCTGTGGTTGCTGCATTTGGTGCTTGTTCGCTCACCAGGCAGTGCAACAGTCAAGCATTCCAGCGGCATGGCAGGTCCACCACCACCTCAGACATGATCCAGGAGATCGGCTCAGCCTTCAAAAAGCTATTTGAAAGCTGA
- the naxd gene encoding ATP-dependent (S)-NAD(P)H-hydrate dehydratase isoform X4 — MIRITCVHLSALKRNFSLVFERFCGLGSTSHKGMDDDILSLVKTIIPPLTSKKHKGQDGRIGIIGGCQDYTGAPYFAAISALKVGADLSHVFCTKDAAAVIKSYSPELIVHPVLDSPNAVEEIEKWLPRLHGLVVGPGLGREDLLLKTAKEVIEKSKARDIPIVIDADGLWLVTQQPSVIQGYQKGILTPNFMEFTRLYEALHHEPMDSSDYQRSVMQLSVAMGNLTLVLKGEQDLITDGSKVYSCSVEGSGRRCGGQGDLLSGSMGVLAHWAHAASTAGMIRSVNPSVVAAFGACSLTRQCNSQAFQRHGRSTTTSDMIQEIGSAFKKLFES; from the exons ATGATCAGGATCACTTGTGTTCACTTGTCAGCGTTGAAGCGCAATTTCAGTTTAG TGTTTGAACGCTTCTGCGGATTGGGCTCCACATCGCACAAAGGCATGGATGATGACATCCTGTCGCTAGTAAAGACCATAATCCCTCCGCTGACATCCAAAAAGCATAAGGGGCAAGACGGACGTATTGGGATCATTGGAGGATGCCAAGa CTACACTGGAGCTCCATACTTTGCTGCCATCTCTGCTTTGAAAGTG GGGGCTGACTTGTCTCACGTGTTTTGCACCAAAGATGCTGCAGCTGTAATCAAATCCTACAGCCCTGAGCTCATAGTTCATCCAGTTCT GGACAGTCCTAATGCAGTGGAAGAAATAGAAAAATGGCTTCCAAGACTACATGGCCTTGTGGTGGGACCAGGTTTAGGAAGAGAAGACTTATTACTGAAAACAGCAAAG gAGGTCATTGAGAAGTCTAAAGCGAGAGATATCCCCATAGTCATTGATGCA GATGGATTATGGCTGGTTACACAGCAACCATCTGTTATCCAAGGGTACCAGAAGGGCATCCTTACACCTAACTTCATGGAGTTCACTCGATTGTATGAGGCATTG caccATGAGCCCATGGACAGCAGTGATTATCAGCGCAGCGTCATGCAGCTCAGCGTAGCTATGGGCAACCTCACCTTGGTGCTGAAGGGAGAGCAGGATTTGATTACAGATGGCAGTAAAG TGTACTCATGCAGTGTAGAGGGCAGCGGGAGACGATGTGGTGGACAGGGCGATCTTCTTTCTGGGTCTATGGGAGTGCTGGCACACTGGGCCCATGCTGCCTCCACAGCAGGAATGATCAGAAG TGTGAATCCATCTGTGGTTGCTGCATTTGGTGCTTGTTCGCTCACCAGGCAGTGCAACAGTCAAGCATTCCAGCGGCATGGCAGGTCCACCACCACCTCAGACATGATCCAGGAGATCGGCTCAGCCTTCAAAAAGCTATTTGAAAGCTGA
- the naxd gene encoding ATP-dependent (S)-NAD(P)H-hydrate dehydratase isoform X2, with the protein MQANTTRGFLWSDVETRTLLNIWGEQDIQAALDGNFRNSFVYRDVSRRLGAMGFERTPEQCRVRIKSLKRQYLLAKEGNLRNNGQYHKICKFYDTMERILSNRPTLDAQEFIDSGAGGEEAVDGPEEDGEDAQDAYSESTGECPYPAETEVKLEYPTVPIPIPVKVTVGNNSSSAKPLNSSQSASNLSTRASKRPRKRRANFPMEKLMEQFLEQSAQAEDNFYRMEEQRLQAEEHRREAEHARELHMLQMLAQMFAGISSARPGSAAAPSKTANPARTPVISSASPSHTRGHSSHLKRPSTQADCLTQQNQFLNADPQTLVFERFCGLGSTSHKGMDDDILSLVKTIIPPLTSKKHKGQDGRIGIIGGCQDYTGAPYFAAISALKVGADLSHVFCTKDAAAVIKSYSPELIVHPVLDSPNAVEEIEKWLPRLHGLVVGPGLGREDLLLKTAKEVIEKSKARDIPIVIDADGLWLVTQQPSVIQGYQKGILTPNFMEFTRLYEALHHEPMDSSDYQRSVMQLSVAMGNLTLVLKGEQDLITDGSKVYSCSVEGSGRRCGGQGDLLSGSMGVLAHWAHAASTAGMIRSVNPSVVAAFGACSLTRQCNSQAFQRHGRSTTTSDMIQEIGSAFKKLFES; encoded by the exons ATGCAAGCAAACACAACGCGGGGCTTCTTGTGGTCGGACGTAGAGACGAGGACGCTGCTAAACATCTGGGGAGAGCAGGACATTCAGGCGGCGCTGGATGGAAACTTCCGAAACAGCTTCGTGTACCGCGACGTCTCTCGGAGGCTGGGAGCGATGGGGTTTGAAAGGACGCCCGAGCAATGCAGGGTGCGCATCAAAAGCCTCAAGAGGCAGTACTTGTTAGCAAAGGAGGGTAATCTGCGGAACAACGGGCAGTATCACAAGATCTGCAAGTTTTATGACACCATGGAGAGGATATTGAGTAACCGACCGACTCTGGACGCCCAGGAGTTTATAGACAGCGGTGCGGGAGGAGAAGAGGCCGTGGATGGCCCGGAGGAGGATGGAGAAGATGCTCAAGATGCTTACTCGGAGAGCACAGGGGAGTGTCCTTACCCTGCTGAGACTGAAGTGAAGCTGGAATACCCAACTGTTCCCATCCCCATTCCAGTTAAAGTGACAGTGGGAAATAATA GCAGCTCTGCGAAACCACTTAACAGCAGCCAGTCAGCCAGCAATTTGTCAACCAGAGCGTCTAAACGGCCCAGGAAGCGACGTGCTAATTTCCCCATGGAAAAACTAATGGAGCAGTTCCTGGAGCAGAGCGCCCAAGCTGAGGACAACTTCTACCGGATGGAGGAGCAGCGCTTGCAAGCAGAAGAGCATCGCCGAGAAGCCGAGCACGCCCGGGAGCTGCACATGCTTCAGATGCTTGCCCAGATGTTTGCCGGCATCTCCTCTGCCAGACCCGGCTCAGCAGCTGCTCCCTCCAAGACGGCGAATCCTGCCCGCACTCCCGTCATCTCCAGTGCCTCCCCATCACATACACGTGGCCACTCCAGTCATCTCAAACGCCCCTCAACCCAGGCAGACTGTCTCACACAGCAGAATCAGTTTTTGAACGCAGACCCTCAGACGTTAG TGTTTGAACGCTTCTGCGGATTGGGCTCCACATCGCACAAAGGCATGGATGATGACATCCTGTCGCTAGTAAAGACCATAATCCCTCCGCTGACATCCAAAAAGCATAAGGGGCAAGACGGACGTATTGGGATCATTGGAGGATGCCAAGa CTACACTGGAGCTCCATACTTTGCTGCCATCTCTGCTTTGAAAGTG GGGGCTGACTTGTCTCACGTGTTTTGCACCAAAGATGCTGCAGCTGTAATCAAATCCTACAGCCCTGAGCTCATAGTTCATCCAGTTCT GGACAGTCCTAATGCAGTGGAAGAAATAGAAAAATGGCTTCCAAGACTACATGGCCTTGTGGTGGGACCAGGTTTAGGAAGAGAAGACTTATTACTGAAAACAGCAAAG gAGGTCATTGAGAAGTCTAAAGCGAGAGATATCCCCATAGTCATTGATGCA GATGGATTATGGCTGGTTACACAGCAACCATCTGTTATCCAAGGGTACCAGAAGGGCATCCTTACACCTAACTTCATGGAGTTCACTCGATTGTATGAGGCATTG caccATGAGCCCATGGACAGCAGTGATTATCAGCGCAGCGTCATGCAGCTCAGCGTAGCTATGGGCAACCTCACCTTGGTGCTGAAGGGAGAGCAGGATTTGATTACAGATGGCAGTAAAG TGTACTCATGCAGTGTAGAGGGCAGCGGGAGACGATGTGGTGGACAGGGCGATCTTCTTTCTGGGTCTATGGGAGTGCTGGCACACTGGGCCCATGCTGCCTCCACAGCAGGAATGATCAGAAG TGTGAATCCATCTGTGGTTGCTGCATTTGGTGCTTGTTCGCTCACCAGGCAGTGCAACAGTCAAGCATTCCAGCGGCATGGCAGGTCCACCACCACCTCAGACATGATCCAGGAGATCGGCTCAGCCTTCAAAAAGCTATTTGAAAGCTGA
- the ube2al gene encoding ubiquitin conjugating enzyme E2 A, like isoform X1 yields the protein MSTPARRRLMRDFKRLQEDPPAGVSGAPSENNIMVWNAVIFGPEGTPFEDGTFKLIVEFTEEYPNKPPTVRFVSKMFHPNVYADGSICLDILQNRWSPTYDVSSILTSIQSLLDEPNPNSPANSQAAQLYQENKREYEKRVSAIVEQSWRDS from the exons ATGTCAACCCCGGCCAGAAGAAGACTTATGAGAGATTTTAAACG TCTACAAGAGGATCCTCCAGCTGGTGTCAGTGGTGCTCCATCTGAAAACAACATCATGGTGTGGAATGCAGTCATATTTGG CCCTGAAGGAACTCCCTTTGAGGATG GTACATTTAAACTCATTGTAGAATTCACAGAAGAATATCCCAACAAACCCCCTACAGTGCGATTTGTGTCAAAGATGTTTCATCCAAATG TCTATGCAGATGGCAGTATATGTCTAGACATTCTACAGAATCGTTGGAGTCCCACTTATGATGTGTCCTCTATTCTTACATCTATCCAG TCCCTGCTTGATGAGCCAAACCCCAACAGTCCAGCCAACAGTCAGGCAGCTCAGCTGTACCAGGAGAACAAACGGGAGTACGAGAAACGGGTCTCTGCTATCGTAGAACAAAGCTGGAGAGACAGTTGA
- the naxd gene encoding ATP-dependent (S)-NAD(P)H-hydrate dehydratase isoform X3, with product MPQQIQALAFCSIPVALSVIAALACLNEKVFERFCGLGSTSHKGMDDDILSLVKTIIPPLTSKKHKGQDGRIGIIGGCQDYTGAPYFAAISALKVGADLSHVFCTKDAAAVIKSYSPELIVHPVLDSPNAVEEIEKWLPRLHGLVVGPGLGREDLLLKTAKEVIEKSKARDIPIVIDADGLWLVTQQPSVIQGYQKGILTPNFMEFTRLYEALHHEPMDSSDYQRSVMQLSVAMGNLTLVLKGEQDLITDGSKVYSCSVEGSGRRCGGQGDLLSGSMGVLAHWAHAASTAGMIRSVNPSVVAAFGACSLTRQCNSQAFQRHGRSTTTSDMIQEIGSAFKKLFES from the exons ATGCCTCAACAGATTCAGGCGCTCGCCTTTTGCTCGATCCCAGTTGCGCTGTCGGTTATCGCCGCCTTGGCCTGTTTAAACGAGAAAG TGTTTGAACGCTTCTGCGGATTGGGCTCCACATCGCACAAAGGCATGGATGATGACATCCTGTCGCTAGTAAAGACCATAATCCCTCCGCTGACATCCAAAAAGCATAAGGGGCAAGACGGACGTATTGGGATCATTGGAGGATGCCAAGa CTACACTGGAGCTCCATACTTTGCTGCCATCTCTGCTTTGAAAGTG GGGGCTGACTTGTCTCACGTGTTTTGCACCAAAGATGCTGCAGCTGTAATCAAATCCTACAGCCCTGAGCTCATAGTTCATCCAGTTCT GGACAGTCCTAATGCAGTGGAAGAAATAGAAAAATGGCTTCCAAGACTACATGGCCTTGTGGTGGGACCAGGTTTAGGAAGAGAAGACTTATTACTGAAAACAGCAAAG gAGGTCATTGAGAAGTCTAAAGCGAGAGATATCCCCATAGTCATTGATGCA GATGGATTATGGCTGGTTACACAGCAACCATCTGTTATCCAAGGGTACCAGAAGGGCATCCTTACACCTAACTTCATGGAGTTCACTCGATTGTATGAGGCATTG caccATGAGCCCATGGACAGCAGTGATTATCAGCGCAGCGTCATGCAGCTCAGCGTAGCTATGGGCAACCTCACCTTGGTGCTGAAGGGAGAGCAGGATTTGATTACAGATGGCAGTAAAG TGTACTCATGCAGTGTAGAGGGCAGCGGGAGACGATGTGGTGGACAGGGCGATCTTCTTTCTGGGTCTATGGGAGTGCTGGCACACTGGGCCCATGCTGCCTCCACAGCAGGAATGATCAGAAG TGTGAATCCATCTGTGGTTGCTGCATTTGGTGCTTGTTCGCTCACCAGGCAGTGCAACAGTCAAGCATTCCAGCGGCATGGCAGGTCCACCACCACCTCAGACATGATCCAGGAGATCGGCTCAGCCTTCAAAAAGCTATTTGAAAGCTGA
- the ube2al gene encoding ubiquitin conjugating enzyme E2 A, like isoform X2: MVWNAVIFGPEGTPFEDGTFKLIVEFTEEYPNKPPTVRFVSKMFHPNVYADGSICLDILQNRWSPTYDVSSILTSIQSLLDEPNPNSPANSQAAQLYQENKREYEKRVSAIVEQSWRDS; the protein is encoded by the exons ATGGTGTGGAATGCAGTCATATTTGG CCCTGAAGGAACTCCCTTTGAGGATG GTACATTTAAACTCATTGTAGAATTCACAGAAGAATATCCCAACAAACCCCCTACAGTGCGATTTGTGTCAAAGATGTTTCATCCAAATG TCTATGCAGATGGCAGTATATGTCTAGACATTCTACAGAATCGTTGGAGTCCCACTTATGATGTGTCCTCTATTCTTACATCTATCCAG TCCCTGCTTGATGAGCCAAACCCCAACAGTCCAGCCAACAGTCAGGCAGCTCAGCTGTACCAGGAGAACAAACGGGAGTACGAGAAACGGGTCTCTGCTATCGTAGAACAAAGCTGGAGAGACAGTTGA
- the naxd gene encoding ATP-dependent (S)-NAD(P)H-hydrate dehydratase isoform X5 has product MDDDILSLVKTIIPPLTSKKHKGQDGRIGIIGGCQDYTGAPYFAAISALKVGADLSHVFCTKDAAAVIKSYSPELIVHPVLDSPNAVEEIEKWLPRLHGLVVGPGLGREDLLLKTAKEVIEKSKARDIPIVIDADGLWLVTQQPSVIQGYQKGILTPNFMEFTRLYEALHHEPMDSSDYQRSVMQLSVAMGNLTLVLKGEQDLITDGSKVYSCSVEGSGRRCGGQGDLLSGSMGVLAHWAHAASTAGMIRSVNPSVVAAFGACSLTRQCNSQAFQRHGRSTTTSDMIQEIGSAFKKLFES; this is encoded by the exons ATGGATGATGACATCCTGTCGCTAGTAAAGACCATAATCCCTCCGCTGACATCCAAAAAGCATAAGGGGCAAGACGGACGTATTGGGATCATTGGAGGATGCCAAGa CTACACTGGAGCTCCATACTTTGCTGCCATCTCTGCTTTGAAAGTG GGGGCTGACTTGTCTCACGTGTTTTGCACCAAAGATGCTGCAGCTGTAATCAAATCCTACAGCCCTGAGCTCATAGTTCATCCAGTTCT GGACAGTCCTAATGCAGTGGAAGAAATAGAAAAATGGCTTCCAAGACTACATGGCCTTGTGGTGGGACCAGGTTTAGGAAGAGAAGACTTATTACTGAAAACAGCAAAG gAGGTCATTGAGAAGTCTAAAGCGAGAGATATCCCCATAGTCATTGATGCA GATGGATTATGGCTGGTTACACAGCAACCATCTGTTATCCAAGGGTACCAGAAGGGCATCCTTACACCTAACTTCATGGAGTTCACTCGATTGTATGAGGCATTG caccATGAGCCCATGGACAGCAGTGATTATCAGCGCAGCGTCATGCAGCTCAGCGTAGCTATGGGCAACCTCACCTTGGTGCTGAAGGGAGAGCAGGATTTGATTACAGATGGCAGTAAAG TGTACTCATGCAGTGTAGAGGGCAGCGGGAGACGATGTGGTGGACAGGGCGATCTTCTTTCTGGGTCTATGGGAGTGCTGGCACACTGGGCCCATGCTGCCTCCACAGCAGGAATGATCAGAAG TGTGAATCCATCTGTGGTTGCTGCATTTGGTGCTTGTTCGCTCACCAGGCAGTGCAACAGTCAAGCATTCCAGCGGCATGGCAGGTCCACCACCACCTCAGACATGATCCAGGAGATCGGCTCAGCCTTCAAAAAGCTATTTGAAAGCTGA